A single region of the Shinella sp. PSBB067 genome encodes:
- a CDS encoding ABC transporter ATP-binding protein codes for MTLLSVKALGASLGGRQILKDISFDLAAGEFVGLIGPNGAGKSTLLRTILGFTPHRGDVGIDGRAVAAMGARERARHAAYLPQERDIAWPVPVEMIVALGRHAHRPAFSRPGKADLDLVERAMRRMEVDGFRARPATELSGGEKARVLIARALAQDAPLLLADEPAAGLDPSHQIMLMKTFAELAGEGRGVIASLHDLSLAARWCSRLILLDKGVIVADGPPDAVLTPERLRAVYAVEAHLGEAAGKPIVVPLDLV; via the coding sequence GTGACGCTGCTGTCGGTAAAGGCCCTCGGCGCCTCGCTGGGCGGCAGGCAAATCCTGAAGGACATCTCGTTCGATCTGGCCGCCGGAGAGTTCGTCGGCCTGATCGGGCCGAACGGGGCGGGAAAATCGACGCTGCTGCGGACGATCCTCGGCTTCACGCCGCATCGCGGCGACGTCGGGATCGACGGTCGCGCGGTCGCGGCGATGGGTGCGCGCGAACGCGCCCGCCATGCCGCCTACCTGCCGCAGGAGCGCGACATCGCCTGGCCCGTTCCGGTCGAGATGATCGTGGCGCTCGGCCGCCATGCCCACCGGCCGGCCTTCTCCCGGCCGGGCAAGGCGGACCTGGACCTTGTCGAACGTGCCATGCGGCGCATGGAGGTCGACGGGTTTCGCGCCCGCCCGGCGACGGAACTTTCCGGCGGCGAAAAGGCAAGGGTGCTGATCGCGCGCGCGCTCGCCCAGGATGCGCCGCTGCTGCTGGCCGACGAACCGGCGGCCGGGCTCGACCCCTCGCACCAGATCATGCTGATGAAGACCTTTGCGGAGCTTGCCGGCGAAGGCCGCGGCGTCATCGCCTCGCTGCACGATCTCAGCCTCGCCGCGCGCTGGTGCTCCCGCCTGATCCTGCTCGACAAGGGCGTGATCGTCGCCGATGGGCCGCCGGACGCGGTCTTGACGCCGGAGCGGCTGCGCGCGGTCTACGCCGTGGAAGCCCATCTCGGCGAGGCCGCGGGAAAGCCGATCGTCGTGCCGCTCGACCTCGTATAG
- a CDS encoding iron ABC transporter permease, with the protein MSDTARFRLVIAGLGFLTFLLFLLSLTVGPAAVAFGDSLRALLSDKGDTIALVMQEIRLPRALLGLMIGATLGLSGAALQGWLRNPLAEPALLGVSASASLGAVLAIYTGFSALFPLGLPLAALAGAVAAVLVVQAMVGLSGGALTVILAGIAVSSLASALTALALNLSPNPFAALEIMFWMLGSLSDRSMTHVWLAGPFMVAGWVMLASLGRALDALTLGGDAAASMGVDMRRVQFLAVFGTAASVGAATAVAGVIGFVGLVVPHMLRPLVGARPARLLPASALGGACVLLAADTLVRIIAPERDLKLGVLTALVGAPFFLWLVYKTRRQML; encoded by the coding sequence ATGAGCGACACGGCGCGTTTCCGGCTGGTGATCGCCGGGCTCGGATTTCTCACCTTCCTTCTCTTCCTGCTGTCGCTGACGGTCGGGCCGGCGGCGGTCGCCTTCGGCGACAGCCTCAGGGCGCTCCTTTCCGACAAGGGCGATACGATTGCCCTCGTCATGCAGGAAATCCGGCTGCCGCGCGCGCTGCTGGGGCTGATGATCGGCGCCACGCTCGGCCTGTCGGGCGCGGCGCTGCAGGGCTGGCTGCGCAACCCGCTGGCCGAGCCGGCGCTTCTCGGGGTGAGCGCATCGGCCTCGCTGGGCGCGGTGCTGGCCATCTATACCGGCTTTTCCGCCCTGTTCCCGCTCGGCCTGCCGCTTGCGGCGCTGGCGGGCGCGGTCGCCGCCGTGCTGGTGGTGCAGGCGATGGTCGGCCTCAGCGGCGGCGCGCTCACGGTCATTCTCGCCGGCATCGCCGTCTCGAGCCTGGCGAGCGCCCTGACCGCGCTTGCGCTCAACCTGTCGCCCAATCCCTTCGCGGCGCTGGAAATCATGTTCTGGATGCTGGGCTCGCTCTCCGACCGCTCGATGACCCATGTGTGGCTGGCCGGTCCGTTCATGGTCGCAGGCTGGGTGATGCTGGCGAGCCTCGGCCGGGCGCTCGACGCGCTGACGCTGGGCGGCGATGCGGCGGCCAGCATGGGCGTCGACATGCGGCGGGTGCAGTTTCTCGCCGTCTTCGGCACCGCCGCCAGCGTCGGCGCGGCGACCGCGGTGGCGGGCGTCATCGGCTTCGTCGGGCTGGTGGTGCCGCACATGCTTCGCCCGCTGGTCGGCGCGCGCCCGGCGCGGCTCCTGCCGGCGAGCGCGCTCGGCGGGGCCTGCGTGCTTCTGGCGGCCGACACGCTCGTGCGCATCATCGCACCCGAACGCGACCTCAAGCTCGGCGTGCTGACGGCCCTCGTCGGCGCACCCTTCTTCCTGTGGCTGGTCTACAAGACGCGGAGGCAGATGCTGTGA
- a CDS encoding ABC transporter substrate-binding protein: MTAASARCRRIAMAATAALMPAFVPAAAAADPPPQRVVSINLCTDQLAMLMAAPGQLRSVSFLAGEEGTSVMVEEAAQYRPNSGQAEEIFLMQPDLVLAGTYTAKATVVLLRELGFRVEQFTPAASFDDVRENLTRMGRLLHREQRAGELVAELDKGLADLAARHPPARTVAIYYANSYTSGSGTLADAIVQAAGLVNLGDTLGFKGMTRLPLELLISANPDIILEGDSQYSAPALAKANFSHPAFRALSDRAIAIPDKYTICGAPFTLEASRMLQRAALGERSETP, translated from the coding sequence ATGACCGCTGCTTCCGCACGATGCCGCAGGATCGCAATGGCGGCCACCGCAGCGCTCATGCCTGCCTTTGTCCCTGCCGCGGCCGCTGCCGACCCGCCGCCGCAGCGGGTCGTCTCCATCAACCTGTGCACCGATCAGCTCGCCATGCTGATGGCGGCGCCCGGACAGCTCAGGTCGGTGTCCTTCCTCGCCGGCGAGGAAGGAACGTCCGTGATGGTGGAGGAAGCCGCGCAATACCGGCCCAACAGCGGCCAGGCCGAGGAGATCTTCCTCATGCAGCCCGATCTCGTGCTTGCCGGCACCTACACCGCGAAGGCGACGGTCGTCCTGCTTCGCGAGCTTGGCTTCAGGGTCGAGCAGTTCACGCCCGCCGCGTCTTTCGACGACGTGCGCGAGAACCTCACGCGCATGGGCCGCCTGCTCCATCGCGAGCAGCGGGCCGGCGAGCTGGTGGCGGAACTGGACAAGGGCCTTGCCGACCTTGCCGCGCGTCATCCGCCCGCCAGGACCGTCGCCATCTACTATGCCAACAGCTACACGTCGGGTTCGGGCACGCTGGCCGATGCGATCGTGCAGGCCGCGGGCCTTGTCAATCTCGGCGATACGCTCGGCTTCAAGGGCATGACGCGCCTGCCGCTGGAGCTGCTGATCTCCGCCAATCCCGACATCATCCTGGAAGGCGACAGCCAGTACAGCGCACCGGCGCTGGCCAAGGCGAATTTCTCGCATCCCGCCTTCAGGGCACTTTCCGACCGGGCGATCGCCATCCCGGACAAGTACACGATCTGCGGCGCGCCCTTCACGCTGGAGGCATCGCGCATGCTGCAGCGCGCAGCGCTCGGCGAACGGAGCGAAACGCCATGA
- a CDS encoding TonB-dependent siderophore receptor produces the protein MAQDAGAGEGGATQLEAIVVTTPLRRESSLARSTSSVTVVSEEEIRRSAASDLTSLLRSYPGVTVTSNGGMGADSSVSLRGATAAQTLVLVNGVRAGSATAGTVNLSAIPLASIERIEIAKGGHSAQYGADAIGGIINIVTRQGGVCADGRASCGTAIVGVLHPWGGYVSGNVQGRSADGIDYAFGAQVLGTEGYDFTLPTTWGHEPDKDGFRLGSFNASLSKDFDWGRVYADGLYARGRNQYDRQPANEADTANASGRVGARIDHSDSWSSTVEVMGAIDNASNFGRGTRGDDFDTLRYGILASTQKTFETGEAKHILAGGVEAYRDSVDSTSISGVAYATTKRDLAAVFGQYSFEYQGLTFDSGLRLDHNEQFGGATTYNIGASYELTPDLVTRASYATGFRAPTFNDLYYPDPYLSGNPDLRPEKSRSYEMGLKWQATADTGLDMAVYHMRVEDQINWAPVDPANPLGAWHPDNVEKVQVTGFEATLTHRFSEAWSGNLGLDIREPLNKSPGSHGRYVAYGDRFKGMAGLTYTPMEDLELSAAVIYGGARYADAANTIRLPHYITADFTALYALDEQSRLKLSVANILDEQYQTKQGYRAPGRSVDFSFTRSF, from the coding sequence ATGGCCCAGGATGCGGGCGCCGGTGAAGGCGGGGCCACGCAGCTCGAAGCCATCGTGGTCACCACGCCGCTGCGCCGCGAATCGAGCCTGGCGCGCTCGACATCCTCCGTGACGGTCGTAAGCGAGGAGGAGATCCGGCGGTCCGCCGCGTCCGACCTGACATCCCTGCTCAGAAGCTATCCCGGCGTCACGGTGACCTCGAACGGCGGCATGGGCGCCGATTCGAGCGTCTCGCTGCGCGGTGCCACGGCGGCGCAGACGCTGGTCCTCGTCAATGGCGTGCGCGCCGGTTCGGCGACCGCCGGCACCGTCAACCTCTCCGCGATCCCGCTTGCCTCGATCGAGCGCATCGAGATCGCCAAGGGCGGCCATTCCGCGCAATACGGCGCCGACGCCATCGGCGGCATCATCAACATCGTCACCCGGCAGGGTGGCGTCTGTGCCGATGGCCGCGCAAGCTGCGGCACGGCCATCGTCGGCGTGCTGCATCCGTGGGGCGGCTATGTTTCGGGCAATGTGCAGGGCCGGAGCGCCGATGGGATCGACTATGCCTTCGGCGCGCAGGTTCTGGGCACCGAGGGCTACGATTTCACGCTGCCCACCACCTGGGGACACGAACCCGACAAGGACGGCTTCCGGCTGGGCTCCTTCAACGCCTCGCTGTCGAAGGACTTCGATTGGGGGCGCGTCTATGCCGACGGGCTCTATGCACGCGGCCGCAACCAGTATGACCGCCAGCCGGCGAACGAGGCGGACACGGCCAACGCCTCCGGCCGCGTCGGCGCGCGCATCGACCATTCCGATAGCTGGTCGTCGACCGTCGAAGTGATGGGCGCGATCGACAATGCCTCGAATTTCGGGCGGGGCACCAGGGGCGACGATTTCGACACGCTGCGCTACGGCATCCTCGCCTCCACGCAAAAGACGTTCGAAACGGGCGAGGCGAAGCACATTCTGGCGGGCGGGGTCGAAGCCTATCGCGATTCGGTCGACAGCACGTCCATCTCGGGCGTCGCCTACGCGACGACGAAGCGCGACCTGGCCGCCGTCTTCGGCCAGTATTCGTTCGAGTATCAGGGCCTTACGTTCGACAGCGGCCTGCGCCTCGACCACAACGAACAGTTCGGCGGGGCCACCACCTACAATATCGGCGCGAGCTACGAACTGACGCCGGACCTGGTGACGCGCGCATCCTACGCCACCGGCTTTCGCGCACCGACCTTCAACGACCTCTACTATCCGGACCCCTACCTCTCGGGCAATCCCGACCTCAGACCGGAAAAGTCGCGTTCCTACGAGATGGGATTGAAGTGGCAGGCCACGGCCGATACGGGCCTCGACATGGCGGTCTATCACATGCGCGTGGAAGACCAGATCAACTGGGCGCCGGTCGATCCCGCCAACCCCCTCGGCGCCTGGCACCCGGACAATGTGGAAAAGGTGCAGGTAACCGGTTTCGAGGCCACCCTGACGCACCGGTTCAGCGAGGCGTGGAGCGGCAATCTCGGCCTCGACATCCGCGAACCGCTGAACAAGAGCCCGGGCAGCCACGGCAGGTATGTCGCCTATGGCGACCGCTTCAAGGGCATGGCGGGGCTCACCTACACGCCCATGGAGGATCTCGAACTGTCGGCAGCCGTCATCTACGGCGGCGCGCGCTATGCGGATGCCGCCAACACCATCAGGCTTCCGCACTACATCACGGCCGACTTCACGGCGCTCTATGCGCTCGACGAACAGTCGCGCCTCAAGCTTTCGGTGGCAAACATCCTCGACGAGCAGTATCAGACCAAGCAGGGCTACAGGGCGCCGGGCCGGTCCGTCGATTTCAGCTTTACCCGGTCGTTCTGA
- a CDS encoding cold-shock protein, whose amino-acid sequence MATGTVKFFNQDKGFGFITPDNGGSDVFVHVSAVESGGPLRDGAKVSYDIGQDRKTGKSKAENVRSI is encoded by the coding sequence ATGGCAACGGGTACAGTCAAGTTTTTTAATCAGGACAAGGGGTTCGGCTTCATTACGCCCGACAACGGCGGATCGGACGTCTTCGTCCATGTCTCGGCGGTCGAATCCGGCGGCCCGCTGCGCGACGGCGCGAAGGTGAGCTACGACATCGGCCAGGACCGCAAGACGGGCAAGTCGAAGGCGGAAAACGTTCGCTCGATCTGA
- a CDS encoding DUF4112 domain-containing protein, with translation MNRSSIPIEHLARLRRIRGLARLMDTALRIPGTRVSFGADSVLGLVPGIGDFAAAAVSLVIVNEARRLGVPNDKLMRMLVNIGFDTVAGSVPVLGDVFDVYFKSNRRNLQLVLDHFGLDHADLDR, from the coding sequence ATGAACAGGTCCAGCATACCCATCGAGCATCTGGCGCGCCTCCGGCGGATCCGCGGCCTGGCGCGGCTGATGGACACGGCGCTGCGCATTCCCGGCACGCGCGTGTCGTTCGGCGCGGACTCCGTGCTCGGCCTTGTCCCGGGCATCGGCGATTTCGCGGCCGCGGCCGTCAGCCTCGTCATCGTCAACGAGGCCCGGCGTCTCGGCGTGCCGAACGACAAGCTCATGAGGATGCTGGTCAATATCGGCTTCGATACGGTCGCGGGAAGCGTGCCGGTGCTGGGCGACGTCTTCGACGTCTATTTCAAGTCCAACCGCCGCAACCTCCAGCTTGTGCTGGATCATTTCGGTCTCGACCACGCCGACCTCGACCGCTAG
- the xth gene encoding exodeoxyribonuclease III, whose amino-acid sequence MKIATYNVNGVNGRLAVLLRWLEDDAPDVVCLQELKSPNDRFPRAELERAGYGAVWHGQKSWNGVAILAKGLVPLLTRRGLPGDPDDTHSRYIEAAVDGMLVGCLYLPNGNPAPGPKFDYKLRWFQRLLAYAAELIDLDVPVLLAGDYNVMPTDLDVHVPERWRDDALFRPEVRKAYADLLAQGWTDAIRRLHPDERIYTFWKYWRNSFERDAGLRIDHFLLSPAIAPRLRSAGVRRAPRSWDHTSDHAPVMIEIAPPADS is encoded by the coding sequence ATGAAGATCGCGACCTACAACGTCAACGGCGTGAACGGGCGCCTCGCCGTGCTTCTTCGCTGGCTTGAGGACGACGCGCCCGACGTGGTGTGCCTGCAGGAATTGAAATCGCCGAACGACCGGTTCCCGCGCGCGGAACTGGAGCGTGCCGGCTATGGGGCGGTCTGGCACGGCCAGAAAAGCTGGAACGGCGTTGCGATCCTCGCAAAGGGCCTGGTGCCCCTTCTCACGCGCCGGGGCCTGCCGGGCGACCCTGACGACACGCACAGCCGCTACATCGAAGCCGCCGTCGACGGGATGCTGGTCGGCTGCCTCTACCTTCCCAACGGCAACCCTGCTCCCGGCCCGAAGTTCGATTACAAGCTGCGCTGGTTCCAGCGCCTTCTCGCCTATGCGGCGGAACTGATCGATCTCGATGTTCCCGTTCTGCTGGCCGGCGACTACAACGTCATGCCGACCGACCTCGACGTCCACGTGCCCGAGCGCTGGCGAGACGACGCGCTGTTTCGCCCCGAGGTTCGCAAGGCCTATGCCGATCTCCTCGCGCAAGGCTGGACGGATGCGATCCGCCGTCTCCATCCCGACGAGCGGATCTACACATTCTGGAAGTATTGGCGCAATTCCTTCGAGCGCGATGCGGGCCTGCGGATCGATCATTTCCTGCTCAGCCCCGCCATCGCGCCGCGGCTGCGCTCCGCCGGCGTCCGCCGCGCGCCCAGGAGCTGGGATCACACCAGCGACCACGCACCGGTCATGATCGAGATCGCGCCGCCGGCCGACAGTTGA
- a CDS encoding isoprenylcysteine carboxylmethyltransferase family protein codes for MTFTDPPPMSRSKAAAYAIGLPIALLALVFLPVGRFDWTPGWIFVGFLVAAYAVSALVLQRANPVIYRARSRFQPGTEGWDRILLLLMLPAMVAEIPLATLDAGRMAWSAVPMAFVALGYLLLLAGIAITTWAQAVNRFFEPGVRLQRERGQRVISTGPYAFVRHPGYVGALVMFAGIALALASWWALVPAAFAGAILVLRTSWEDVLLRTGLVGYGDYARRVRFRLLPGLW; via the coding sequence ATGACGTTCACCGACCCCCCGCCGATGTCGCGCTCAAAAGCCGCCGCCTATGCCATCGGCCTGCCGATCGCCCTCCTCGCGCTGGTTTTCCTGCCCGTCGGGCGGTTCGACTGGACACCCGGCTGGATCTTTGTCGGCTTTCTCGTCGCCGCATACGCGGTGTCCGCCCTGGTCCTCCAGCGGGCGAACCCCGTCATCTATCGCGCGCGCAGCCGGTTCCAGCCCGGGACCGAGGGTTGGGATCGGATCCTCCTGCTGCTGATGCTGCCGGCCATGGTGGCGGAGATCCCGCTCGCCACGCTCGATGCGGGCCGGATGGCCTGGTCGGCCGTGCCCATGGCATTCGTGGCGCTCGGCTACCTCCTGCTCCTTGCCGGCATCGCCATCACGACCTGGGCGCAGGCGGTCAACCGCTTCTTCGAGCCGGGTGTGCGCCTGCAGCGCGAGCGCGGCCAGCGCGTCATCTCCACCGGGCCCTACGCCTTCGTCCGCCATCCCGGCTATGTCGGGGCGCTCGTGATGTTCGCCGGGATCGCGCTGGCGCTCGCTTCCTGGTGGGCGCTCGTGCCGGCGGCGTTCGCCGGCGCCATCCTCGTGCTGCGCACGAGCTGGGAGGATGTGCTTCTTCGCACCGGGCTCGTGGGCTATGGCGATTATGCCCGCCGCGTCCGCTTCCGCCTCCTTCCGGGCCTGTGGTGA
- a CDS encoding PfkB family carbohydrate kinase produces the protein MPHPARILAFGDNVVDCYRDQNLMFPGGNCVNHAVFARRAGAETAYAGAVCDDDAGRLIRAALIHEGVDVSLLRIEPGQTAYCVIETQDGDRVFVGANLGPSIIAPSPADLSRLSQFDAVHTGRSSHVDAWLPRFAAVTKVSYDLATVHDPERIAKVAPYSFLIAFSAGGMSRREALSLAQRARTAGARWSLVTRGTDGALLAGETGVFEAPAKTVEAIDTLGAGDTYIANVLVGLLDDRSPEAILENAAEAAARTCLMRGAFGHQAPMSVDLSNMMSLDEIYRTTRPAKVPAEA, from the coding sequence ATGCCGCATCCCGCCAGAATCCTCGCCTTCGGTGACAATGTCGTCGATTGCTATCGCGACCAGAACCTGATGTTTCCCGGCGGGAACTGCGTCAACCATGCCGTCTTCGCACGCCGCGCCGGCGCCGAGACCGCCTATGCCGGCGCGGTCTGCGACGACGATGCCGGGCGCCTGATCCGTGCGGCCCTCATCCACGAAGGGGTCGACGTCTCCCTGCTGCGGATCGAGCCGGGGCAGACGGCCTATTGCGTGATCGAGACGCAGGACGGCGACCGGGTCTTCGTCGGCGCCAATCTCGGCCCGTCGATCATCGCGCCCTCGCCGGCCGACCTGTCGCGGCTTTCGCAGTTCGACGCCGTCCACACCGGCCGGTCGAGCCATGTCGACGCCTGGCTGCCGCGCTTTGCCGCGGTGACGAAGGTCTCCTACGATCTCGCCACGGTGCACGATCCCGAGCGCATCGCGAAGGTCGCGCCGTACAGCTTCCTGATCGCCTTCTCCGCCGGCGGCATGTCGCGCCGGGAGGCGCTTTCGCTGGCGCAGCGTGCCCGGACGGCGGGGGCCCGCTGGAGCCTCGTCACCCGCGGCACCGACGGGGCTCTTCTTGCCGGCGAAACCGGCGTCTTCGAAGCCCCGGCCAAGACCGTCGAGGCCATCGACACGCTGGGCGCAGGAGATACCTATATCGCCAACGTCCTCGTCGGCCTGCTCGACGACCGGTCGCCCGAGGCCATCTTGGAAAACGCCGCGGAGGCCGCCGCCCGGACCTGCCTGATGCGCGGCGCCTTCGGGCACCAGGCCCCGATGAGCGTCGACCTCTCCAACATGATGAGCCTGGACGAAATCTACCGCACCACCCGGCCCGCGAAGGTGCCCGCCGAGGCGTGA